The Deltaproteobacteria bacterium region TTTTCCGCATCGTTAAACACCCTGTGACCGAGGTTTTCCTCCAAAGCCAGAACCAGCATCTGCTTAAGTGAATATTCATCAGGCAGAATAAGAGCGAAGAATTCCTCCTGCCCCAGTTCGCGCAGGGCCTGACGTCGGCGATGGCCGCATATTAGCCTGAAGCGGCCTTGATGCGGTTTAACCACCAGGGGCGAAACCAGGCCGACGCGACTTATCGAGGTTTTGAGCGGTTTGAGATCAAAACCCCAGCTCAGGAGAAACAGAACCTCCTCCTCGATCTGATCGTCAGTTACCCTGTCATAAATAGCTGCGCGCATAGTTTGTCACCCTCTCCGGCTCTTATACCCGGCTGCGGCCGGACGTTACGAGAAACAGTCTAACCATGATTTGGGTCCATCAACTATAGATAATGGTCGGAATCAGTCCCCCCACCAGCCAGAAGAGAAGGCTGTACAGATAAAAACCGACCCCCATGATCATGGTAGCCATGGTGCAAAAGATGAGTTCTCCGTCTAAAGCGCGATACATGTTTGCCATGGCCACAACCCAGTCACGCCGAAAAGGGCTGATCAAGGTGAAAACCAAGGTATGAAGGGGGCATAACATATAAATAATCCAGGCCTCTTTAAGAAACCAGTAAGACCTGAAAAGGTCAAACTCATAAATAATAACAAAAAATGCACTCACATAAATGAGATACCCCAGATGCCAGACCAGGAATCGGTAAAGATTATGTCTTTCGTTGGGCAGGAGGTCGAACAGCTTCATGATGAAAAAAGGGCTCCTCACACCGAAATGGATCTCATATGATAAAAGGTCAATCGTTCACAGGCTTCACGGCCATCTGCAGTACACCTGGCGCGAGCGAGTATGAGTTCTGAACTGTTTCCGAGCTGCCTCTGATATGTTAGTGACAGTCTTTCTTGCCCGTGAGGTACCGATTTGAGCCAGTTTTAAAGTCTACGCCGAATCCGAGGCTAGGGTCAATACTTATTTATTTCTATTAGTTACTTGTCCAGCTGTCTCAAGTATCCAAGCATTCACCTGGCAACTCGAGGGAACCGGAAAGAGAGAAACCATGGCGGCCATTTAACAGAAATCCGGCCAGACCGCCCCATTTAAAGCGCTCGTAAAAATCTTCTCTGTTTCTGTGATAACGACCGTCATAAACTTCTTGCCTCTTACCCTGGATTTCAATGCCTGTAAGGCCTTTTTTTCTAATATAAACAGGGCGAGACTGCCTTGACAACGGCCTATCCCGTGTTTAGAGTTAGCATAACACGCAATGACTTACAGGGTGTTGGCGGAAAAAGATGAGACAGCTATTAAATGAAAGAGCCAAGAACATACTTCATGCCGTCATCCAAAGTTATATCAGAACCGCTGAGCCGGTGGGATCGCGCACCGTCGCCAAGGAGTATGATTTAGACCTCTCCCCGGCGACAATTCGAAACGTAATGGCCGATCTGGATGAGATGGGGTACCTGAATCAGCCTCATACCTCAGCCGGCCGTATCCCTACAGACATGGGTTTGAGGTATTATGTTGATTCAATTCTGGAAATCAATCCGATTTCCGATCACGCCATGAAGGCTATCAATAAGGAATTCTCAGGGTCCGACCTGAGCACCGAACAGCTTATTAAAAAGGCCTCAAGAACCCTCTCCATGGTCTCTCAACATATTAGCCTGGTCCTGGCGCCTCGCTTTTCCTATCAAGAGCTCAAGCAGATTGAATTTATCCAGTTGCGTGACAACCTGGTCCTGGCCATTCTGGTAAGTCGTTCCGGTGTGGTTCAAAACCGGATCATCGAACTCGAGGAGGAGTTGACCCAAGAAGAACTGGACAGATTTAATCGCTACCTGAACGATGTTCTTGAAGGATTGACTATTAGAGAAATCAAAAACCGCATTATCAGGGAGCTGCAAAAAGAAAAAATCAAGTTCGATGCGATGCTTTTTCGGGCCCTTAAACTGAGCCGCCAGGTCTTTACCCAGGAAACGGTCGAAGATAACCTCTTCATCGAAGGTCAAGGACATATTTTAGATCATCCAGAGTTTTCAGATATAGAGGCCATGAAGAGTATCTTTGAGGCCTTTGAGGAGAAAAAGCTCCTGGTCAGGCTCCTGGACAGGGCCATGTACGCCTCGGGAGTCCAGATCTTCATCGGCTCGGAAAACGAACTGACTGATATGCAAGGCTGGACCGTGGTCACCTCTGCTTATTCCCGTATGTCCACCCCTATCGGAAGCTTAGGTGTTCTCGGGCCAACCAGGTTGAATTACTCTCAGATCATTCCTAT contains the following coding sequences:
- the hrcA gene encoding heat-inducible transcription repressor HrcA, which encodes MRQLLNERAKNILHAVIQSYIRTAEPVGSRTVAKEYDLDLSPATIRNVMADLDEMGYLNQPHTSAGRIPTDMGLRYYVDSILEINPISDHAMKAINKEFSGSDLSTEQLIKKASRTLSMVSQHISLVLAPRFSYQELKQIEFIQLRDNLVLAILVSRSGVVQNRIIELEEELTQEELDRFNRYLNDVLEGLTIREIKNRIIRELQKEKIKFDAMLFRALKLSRQVFTQETVEDNLFIEGQGHILDHPEFSDIEAMKSIFEAFEEKKLLVRLLDRAMYASGVQIFIGSENELTDMQGWTVVTSAYSRMSTPIGSLGVLGPTRLNYSQIIPIVEYTAQQLGRALESIN